The nucleotide window AACCATCAAACTGGCAAAGACccaaaaatttcctttttttttttttttctgagatggagttttgctcttgtcgcccaggctgaagtgcagtggcacgatctcagcacactgtaaccttgtaacctctgcctcccaggctcaagagattctcctgcctcagtctccccagtagctgagattacaagcatgtgccaccatgcccagctaatttttgtatttttagtagtgacgaggTTTccccctgttggccaggctggtctcgaactcctgacctcaggtgagctgcctgcctcggcctcccaaagtgctgggattacaggaatgagccaccacgcctgacaccacctcctttttttttttgatacagggtcttgctctggaaatgcagtggcacaataatggctcactgctacctcctcTTGCCAAGTTCaaaggattctcatgcctcagcatcccgagtagctgggattacaaacacgcACCGCCACCCAGCACTTGGAAGACCAAGggggacagattgcttgagctcaggagtttgagaccagcctgggcaacatggcaaagccctctctacaaaaaacacacaaattagctgggggtgatggcgtgcacctgtagtcccagctactcgggaggttgaggcaggagaatcacttgaaccagggaggctgaggttgcagtgagctgagatcacgccattgcactccagcctaggcaacaagagtgaaacttcgtctcaaaaaaaaaaaaagagtgatgacTCTCCAAAGGAACTGAATGGCTAGGGACAAAGGAATTacctattttgttgttgttttgagacagaatctggctctgtcacccaggctggagtgcagtggtgtgatcttggctcactgcaacctctgcctcccaggttcaagcaattatcctgagtagctgggactacaggtgtgaactatcaagcccagctaatttttgtgtttttagtagagatggcgtttcacctggcacctggtctccaactcttgacctcaagtgatccacccacctcagcctcccaaagtgctgggattgcaggggtgagtccctgggctcagccctggaatttattaaacatgtatttatacCTGGGCACTGTTGGTTCCCGTCTATAATCcgagtgctttgggaggccgaagcagcagaatcgcttgaggtcaggagttcgagaccagcctggacaacataaggagagcccatctctaaaaacacacacacacacacacacacacacacacacacaaaacaaacccATGTATTCATCGAAGACCTACTTTATTATGCACCGCGATGTTTCAAATATCACAAACCATTACAAAGCAACATAATCACCCTCCTTCCCCCTTATTGCCTCAACtattgtgataaaaataaataaataaagccttggcgtggtggctcacgcctgttacgAATTTAATGGAAATCACAAGTAGGAGCCCATTACAATCTCAAGCCTTAAAATGCTGAAAACATACAGTGTGACAATAAGTAAACTTCGAGACCCAATAAGGGGGAAAGTCCAACATGGAAAGTATTTGGTAGGAGTGAAGAACAGAGTGACAACTGCTTAGTCCCACTGGATATTTCGCTCCTCTTCAGGAAGAATACTCCAGTTTGGGGAGGCCATATCCCGGGCCAACCAGTTAAAATCGTCAACATCGTTCCAGTTATTTTTGCTCCTATCTAAACCAGAGCTCTCGAAGTCCTTGTCGATCTCCGGGTAGCTCCAGGTGTAAGGGGCGAACTGGATCCCACTGCAGTCCTCCACGATGGCCCTGCTGGTCACCTGCAGAAAGATGCGAGTGTCTTTCGTACTGTGTATGCGGAGCTGTTGGCAGGCCACTGCCAGCACGCAGTCACTGCAGTCCTCCAGGAAAACAGAGGTGGACACCGGACCGCAGAGCAGCTTGCAGTTGTGGGTTCTGGTTAGCCGCAGGGTGTTGGGATTTCCATACAGTTTGACTGTGCAGTTGCTCAGTTCGGTCAAAAGGACGTCGCGCTGGTGCAACTCACTGGCTCTCTTCTCCAAGACTTGGGACTCCAGGTTGGAGAATCCGCACACCCAGCTGGAGCCGAGGTCTCCTTCCGCCTTCTTGGGCAGCGGGGAGTCCCGTAAGCTTTCAACTGCCGGGGGGATGCCAGGAGCCGCGTCTACTTTGGTAGACGAAGCAGCATCCTTTCTCCGGGTCTTGAAAGCGAAACGCTTCTTGGGCTGCAGCTCCCGGCGCCGCTCGTCCAGGGCCGCCTGCAGCCGCGCCAGCGCCTGTTGTCCCTGCCGCAGGTCGTAAGCGGCTAGGAAAAAAACCGAGTCGTTGAGAAGTTTCTGTAGCCCCTGGAGCCGAGAGgctgcctcctccagcccctcGACCGACTCCGCGCGCTCCAGAAGCTCTTCCACGGCCGCTCGCTCCCGAGCAAAGGTGGCGGCGAAAAAGTGgctgttctctttctctgcctcctggttctgCCGCTTTTGTTTCCGCCTTTCCACTTCCAGCTGCCGCTCTTGTTCGCGTCTCTGAAGCCGCTCAGGCACCAGGCTCAGGTCCCGCTGGGACTCCATGTCCCCAGTCCTGACAGCAGCAGTAGAGCAACTGACTGACTCCATGTTGACTTCAAGCTTCCTCTCTCGTCTTCCTTCCTCCGGGTGTGGTCTCTGTGAGGCCTCCCACCAACGCCTCCGGTGATTGGCCTAACACGATGATGTCAGACCCCCGGCCTTATTTTCTTCGCCTATTGGTTCTTCTGCGTCGGAGGGGGTGGAGAGACGGGGCGGGGCCTACTGACTATGGGGGTGGGAAGACAAAGGTTCTTGTggatgggtggggtgggaggcaggcgggggaatctttttttcctcttaaaggGGCAGGACTTATATCCGGGATTGTGGGGTGAGTTGCAGCAGCGGCAGCTGCACATGTGGGTTTGTTTATAAGAACAAGGTTAGAAACTCGcaggcctccccctccccccagctcCTCCCTACTACCCCCTTACAGGCCGGAGATCCGCTACTAGGGGTGTGGATGGGAGGGATGAGTGCGTGTGATGGGTTGGGGGGACAGGTAGTGGTGAGAAAGATGGAGGGGGGGGGAATATTGCACCGCCCGGCCCGCGCCGGAGGAAGCAGCAGCTGGAACAGCTGGCTAGGGAGCCGCTTGCATGCCTCcggttttttcttttcccttccaccaccccttcccccaacctATTTCTGCCGCCCCGTAGCCCTCATCCTTCTcgcccccctccccccatccaCTGCAGTTCGGCGCGGCCTGGGGGCTCCTGAACCCCCGGAGGCAGTTACAGGGGCGGGAGAAGGCGAGGGGCACTACGATGGGAGAGACTGAGTTCCTCACTGCAACTGGGTTCGAGGGGCCCTGGGGGAGTCTAAAAAAGGATTACTATTTTTTTGGCCAATTGCTGCAGTCgaaggggtgggggcgggggaaggTGAGATCCACacccccttctttcttccctgccctccccgAGCTCCGTCCCGGCCACTCCCTCCGCAGCTGGGCGTCGCCGGCCGCGCTGGGGTGAGACCCTAGCCTCGGGCTCTGTGGCTGTCTGGGGCGGTCGGTCTTAGGAAAGCGGTGGGCGAAGC belongs to Macaca thibetana thibetana isolate TM-01 chromosome 4, ASM2454274v1, whole genome shotgun sequence and includes:
- the TBCC gene encoding tubulin-specific chaperone C; protein product: MESVSCSTAAVRTGDMESQRDLSLVPERLQRREQERQLEVERRKQKRQNQEAEKENSHFFAATFARERAAVEELLERAESVEGLEEAASRLQGLQKLLNDSVFFLAAYDLRQGQQALARLQAALDERRRELQPKKRFAFKTRRKDAASSTKVDAAPGIPPAVESLRDSPLPKKAEGDLGSSWVCGFSNLESQVLEKRASELHQRDVLLTELSNCTVKLYGNPNTLRLTRTHNCKLLCGPVSTSVFLEDCSDCVLAVACQQLRIHSTKDTRIFLQVTSRAIVEDCSGIQFAPYTWSYPEIDKDFESSGLDRSKNNWNDVDDFNWLARDMASPNWSILPEEERNIQWD